A section of the Hyalangium minutum genome encodes:
- a CDS encoding DUF1501 domain-containing protein yields MKKNPNTPNSGRRTFLKAAAGFMGATLFGGIPFRAFAQATNLAPADRCFVFAYFSGGWDQLLAFDPKDPAEFTPERVSETRILPGYSLINDSRYSGVPVIPEKNNVRSNIAFGPAVGRLADHFDLMTVVRGINMTTLGHEVGFRYFLTGKRPIGSAARGSSTATEIVGQLHPAVPIPSVAYNIETYNDRYPGYANALRVSRSTDLLLTLSPSTKQLDSELERQLVDFRGQPISCEAAAYGTRGVGATYSNSQDQMQTVLSSRLDNSFRFELAENAEVRQKYGLAAAGPYDNEAGRAALVATALKKGISQCVSINLAGGLDTHFGTQLTHANNQRRGFDALAMLVDDLRGTAHPAGGNFMDHTTILVFSEFSRTPLINASGGRDHHISNSCMLMGAGVKHNYVFGASGDIGMGPGTFDLRNGAASATGENILPEHIIATVLASAKLDYSITRVSPLQPILA; encoded by the coding sequence ATGAAGAAGAACCCGAACACTCCCAACTCCGGGCGCCGCACGTTCCTCAAGGCGGCCGCTGGCTTCATGGGTGCCACCCTCTTCGGGGGCATCCCCTTCCGCGCCTTTGCCCAGGCGACCAACCTGGCGCCGGCCGATCGCTGCTTCGTCTTCGCCTACTTCTCCGGCGGCTGGGATCAGCTCCTGGCCTTCGACCCGAAGGATCCGGCCGAGTTCACCCCGGAGCGCGTGTCCGAGACGCGCATCCTCCCGGGCTACAGCCTCATCAACGACTCGCGCTACTCGGGGGTGCCCGTCATCCCCGAGAAGAACAACGTGCGCTCGAACATCGCGTTCGGGCCCGCGGTGGGCCGGCTGGCGGACCACTTCGATTTGATGACCGTGGTGCGCGGCATCAACATGACGACGCTGGGCCACGAGGTGGGCTTCCGCTACTTCCTCACGGGCAAGCGTCCCATCGGCAGCGCGGCGCGCGGCTCGTCCACGGCGACGGAGATTGTGGGCCAGCTGCACCCGGCGGTGCCGATTCCGTCCGTGGCCTACAACATCGAGACGTACAACGACCGCTACCCTGGCTACGCCAACGCGCTGCGGGTGAGCCGCTCCACGGACCTGCTGCTGACGCTGTCGCCCAGCACCAAGCAGCTGGACAGTGAGCTGGAGCGGCAGCTGGTGGACTTCCGCGGGCAGCCCATCTCCTGCGAGGCGGCGGCCTACGGCACGCGCGGCGTGGGCGCCACGTACTCCAACAGCCAGGACCAGATGCAGACGGTGCTCTCCAGCCGGCTGGACAACTCGTTCCGGTTCGAGCTGGCGGAGAACGCCGAGGTGCGCCAGAAGTACGGCCTGGCGGCCGCGGGCCCCTACGACAACGAGGCGGGCCGCGCGGCGCTGGTGGCCACGGCGCTCAAGAAGGGCATCAGCCAGTGCGTCTCCATCAACCTGGCGGGCGGCCTGGACACGCACTTCGGCACGCAGCTGACGCACGCCAACAACCAGCGCCGCGGCTTCGACGCGCTGGCCATGCTGGTGGATGACTTGCGGGGCACGGCGCACCCGGCGGGCGGCAACTTCATGGACCACACCACCATCCTGGTGTTCTCCGAGTTCTCCCGCACGCCGCTCATCAACGCCAGCGGCGGCCGCGACCACCACATCAGCAACAGCTGCATGCTGATGGGCGCGGGCGTGAAGCACAACTACGTGTTCGGGGCGAGCGGTGACATCGGCATGGGGCCGGGCACGTTCGACCTGCGCAACGGCGCGGCGTCCGCCACCGGAGAGAACATCCTCCCCGAGCACATCATCGCCACCGTCCTCGCCTCTGCGAAGCTGGACTACAGCATCACCCGCGTGTCGCCCCTGCAGCCGATCCTGGCCTGA
- a CDS encoding FG-GAP-like repeat-containing protein codes for MKSRLLARAACASALLALACGEEAVPPTPEAPVVNPCDGLPPMTLKAEPTRLRVAGAVDLTATGGSGHYRFRAEAGGSSGEMRGDRFIAGATPGTDTLVVEDIQCSGSAQATVQVIAGFDVGPARAMVRPGTSFQVFTQGMLGNPDFTLVSSSAGSTLSPTGVYRAGQGSGVDLLRVRDGQTGDEALLQYEVSASARLRGDPVVLALPPGSSIPLATAGGSDRVSWTKVSGPGTLEGGRFKAETSARGLAILEATDPFTKDTARISVRVMDELTRPTQPHGRITDVATVVSADFDGDGMQDVAVGQRESDLNRPLGGAVFIFKGSSTGFPQQPTWVLTGATDTAAFGDTLAAGDLDKDGKAELAVGSPGADITGADSGAVYLYRWGANGPELMRQPLTSVARGGAFSTGLAMADADGDGDLDLIIGAPAGDLAPSSTVSRRGTVDIFTITPGQPIPDLPAIRLGGSDLSKTNTLMSRSNTDLGRAIVAADLNGDGLTDIAALSKVSRYLADGTTQATVLVAVSVHFGRSSGTRFRAAADVYVLPMNSADGTEGTWRLGFAPSEGTRPPLLMAVADRTDSPNLSPGGNPGATDAGGALLFDLTAYKPTGEPSDTPVQVTKDAAYARIYGEAAGIFAGRSFAVMDVDGQSGSELVLGAPNASAPSGSTTLRLAGRVLAYPLATLTAGSVINKPLAVIHGQSKSDVFGVGLAAWGNSSGGGLLAFSGRSSSEAGAFTGRLEFFTRAGASFAEWTRGIAVVPAKPAVERFGEVVAATTGVGGRAVALVGAPGVAGPGTQADGNDFNVGRAFTYDLTQGTVASMVAEGASAPVVKGRSVGTDVTFTDFNGDGRQDVVVGAPSFTVPASNATADLSVYAAQKTGCVTTASQGVGGLLVSLGQADGSFKDAYRLWAPLVIPGCTPDTDTRCRRSQIGRGVVGEFDFNGDGRDDIGVLRNNGFEVFLGRTPDDASLAKLTMGCDPLYFTDGSTTRQTSAPAVLGDLNGDGCEEVSWRYTETNRSGVIILFGYDAGGTRCGGRTAASWVRLAADGEVGGNVLGLGVATARAGKFLNDGKDRIAISATSVPFDGVTQPAVLLFDKDLLVGRRPTGAGEALVGALGDGVNPVTVVHRTRAVNFGRALAGGRDLNGDSIPDLIVGAPGASESSDGGGAVFLYAGGAQPTGRLTPWLIAVGDVAERSNIGQDLSLTQGGANSPPTLVIGAPTSYRTGTQNGTAFSLPLSF; via the coding sequence ATGAAGTCCCGACTGCTCGCTCGCGCGGCGTGTGCCTCCGCGCTCCTGGCCCTGGCTTGCGGTGAGGAGGCTGTACCTCCAACTCCCGAAGCGCCCGTGGTGAATCCCTGCGACGGGCTGCCGCCGATGACGCTGAAGGCCGAGCCCACCCGCCTCCGGGTGGCGGGCGCGGTGGACCTCACCGCCACGGGCGGCAGCGGCCACTACCGCTTCCGTGCCGAGGCGGGCGGCTCCTCCGGTGAGATGCGCGGGGACCGCTTCATCGCGGGAGCCACTCCGGGCACGGACACCCTGGTGGTGGAGGACATCCAGTGCTCCGGGTCCGCGCAGGCCACGGTGCAGGTGATCGCGGGCTTCGACGTGGGGCCGGCACGCGCCATGGTGCGCCCGGGCACCTCCTTCCAGGTGTTCACGCAGGGGATGCTTGGCAACCCGGACTTCACGCTGGTCTCCAGCTCCGCGGGCAGCACGCTCTCGCCCACGGGTGTGTACAGGGCGGGCCAGGGCTCGGGCGTGGACCTGCTGCGCGTGCGCGATGGGCAGACGGGCGATGAGGCGCTGCTCCAGTACGAGGTGAGCGCCAGCGCGCGGCTGCGCGGCGACCCGGTGGTCCTGGCGCTGCCGCCGGGCTCGTCCATTCCGCTGGCCACGGCGGGCGGCAGCGACCGGGTGTCGTGGACGAAGGTCTCCGGCCCGGGCACCCTCGAGGGGGGCCGCTTCAAGGCCGAGACCTCCGCCCGGGGGCTGGCCATCCTCGAGGCGACGGATCCCTTCACCAAGGACACGGCGCGCATCTCCGTGCGCGTGATGGACGAGCTGACGCGCCCCACGCAGCCGCACGGCCGCATCACGGACGTGGCCACCGTCGTCTCCGCGGACTTCGACGGGGATGGCATGCAGGACGTGGCGGTGGGGCAGCGTGAGAGCGATCTCAACCGGCCGCTCGGCGGCGCGGTGTTCATCTTCAAGGGCAGCTCCACCGGCTTCCCCCAGCAGCCCACGTGGGTGCTGACGGGGGCCACGGACACGGCGGCCTTCGGCGACACGCTGGCGGCGGGAGACTTGGACAAGGATGGGAAGGCGGAGCTGGCGGTGGGCTCTCCGGGCGCGGACATCACCGGCGCGGACTCGGGTGCGGTGTACCTCTACCGCTGGGGCGCCAATGGGCCGGAGTTGATGCGCCAGCCTCTCACGAGCGTGGCCCGCGGTGGCGCCTTCAGCACGGGCCTCGCCATGGCGGATGCGGATGGGGATGGGGACCTGGATCTGATCATCGGCGCGCCCGCGGGAGACCTGGCGCCCTCGTCCACGGTGTCTCGCCGCGGCACGGTGGACATCTTCACGATTACGCCGGGCCAGCCCATTCCGGACCTGCCGGCCATCCGGCTCGGCGGCTCGGACCTGTCCAAGACGAACACGCTCATGTCCCGCAGCAACACGGACCTGGGCCGCGCCATCGTGGCGGCGGACCTGAACGGGGACGGGCTGACGGACATCGCGGCGCTGAGCAAGGTGTCGCGCTACCTGGCGGACGGCACCACGCAGGCCACGGTGCTCGTGGCGGTGTCCGTGCACTTCGGGCGGAGCTCGGGGACGCGGTTCCGGGCCGCCGCGGACGTGTATGTGCTACCGATGAACTCGGCGGACGGCACCGAGGGCACCTGGCGCCTGGGCTTCGCCCCGAGCGAGGGGACCCGGCCTCCGCTGCTCATGGCGGTGGCGGACCGCACGGACTCGCCGAATCTGAGCCCTGGTGGCAACCCGGGGGCCACGGACGCGGGCGGCGCGCTGTTGTTCGACCTGACGGCGTACAAGCCCACGGGCGAGCCCTCGGACACGCCGGTGCAGGTGACGAAGGATGCGGCCTATGCCCGCATCTATGGTGAGGCTGCGGGCATCTTCGCGGGCCGCAGCTTCGCGGTGATGGACGTGGACGGGCAGTCCGGCTCGGAGCTGGTGCTCGGGGCGCCCAACGCGTCCGCGCCGTCGGGGTCGACCACGCTGCGCCTGGCAGGCCGGGTGCTGGCCTATCCGCTGGCGACGCTCACGGCGGGCAGCGTCATCAACAAGCCGCTGGCCGTCATCCACGGGCAGAGCAAGTCGGACGTGTTCGGCGTGGGCCTGGCCGCGTGGGGGAACTCGAGCGGTGGCGGCCTGTTGGCCTTCTCCGGGCGGTCCTCCTCCGAGGCGGGTGCCTTCACCGGACGGCTGGAGTTCTTCACGCGGGCGGGCGCCTCGTTCGCCGAGTGGACCCGCGGTATCGCGGTGGTGCCGGCGAAGCCCGCGGTGGAGCGCTTCGGCGAGGTGGTGGCGGCGACGACGGGCGTGGGCGGCCGGGCCGTGGCGCTCGTGGGCGCGCCGGGCGTCGCGGGCCCTGGCACGCAGGCGGACGGCAATGACTTCAACGTGGGTCGGGCCTTCACGTACGACCTGACGCAGGGCACGGTGGCCTCCATGGTGGCCGAGGGCGCGAGCGCGCCGGTGGTGAAGGGCCGCAGCGTGGGCACGGACGTGACATTCACGGACTTCAATGGCGACGGGCGCCAGGATGTGGTGGTGGGCGCGCCATCCTTCACGGTGCCAGCCTCCAATGCGACGGCGGACCTGTCGGTGTATGCCGCCCAGAAGACGGGCTGTGTCACGACGGCCTCGCAGGGCGTGGGCGGGCTGCTGGTGTCGCTGGGGCAGGCGGACGGCTCCTTCAAGGATGCCTATCGGCTGTGGGCGCCGCTGGTGATTCCGGGCTGCACGCCGGACACGGACACGCGCTGCCGCCGCAGCCAGATTGGCCGCGGCGTGGTGGGTGAGTTCGACTTCAACGGCGATGGGCGTGATGACATCGGCGTGCTGCGCAACAACGGCTTCGAGGTGTTCCTCGGCCGCACGCCGGATGACGCCTCGCTGGCGAAGCTGACGATGGGGTGCGATCCGCTCTACTTCACGGACGGCTCCACGACGCGCCAGACGAGCGCCCCGGCGGTGCTGGGCGACCTGAACGGCGACGGCTGCGAAGAGGTGAGCTGGCGCTACACGGAGACGAACCGTTCGGGCGTCATCATCCTCTTCGGCTACGACGCGGGCGGTACGCGCTGCGGCGGCCGGACGGCGGCCTCGTGGGTGCGGCTGGCGGCGGATGGCGAGGTGGGTGGCAACGTGCTGGGTCTCGGCGTGGCGACAGCGCGGGCGGGCAAGTTCCTCAACGATGGGAAGGACCGCATCGCCATCAGCGCGACGTCCGTCCCCTTCGACGGGGTGACGCAGCCGGCGGTGCTGCTCTTCGACAAGGATCTGCTGGTGGGGCGCCGTCCGACGGGGGCGGGTGAGGCGCTGGTGGGCGCGCTGGGCGATGGGGTCAACCCGGTGACGGTGGTGCACCGCACACGCGCGGTGAACTTCGGGCGTGCGCTGGCGGGAGGCCGGGACCTGAATGGCGACTCCATCCCGGATCTGATCGTCGGTGCTCCGGGAGCCTCGGAGTCCTCGGACGGTGGCGGCGCGGTGTTCCTCTATGCGGGTGGCGCGCAGCCGACGGGCCGGCTGACGCCATGGCTGATCGCGGTGGGCGATGTGGCGGAGCGCTCCAACATCGGCCAGGACCTCTCGCTCACGCAGGGCGGGGCGAACAGCCCGCCGACGCTCGTCATCGGCGCGCCGACGAGCTATCGCACGGGGACACAGAACGGCACGGCCTTCTCGCTGCCGCTTTCGTTCTAA
- a CDS encoding GNAT family N-acetyltransferase — translation MAGPLMPMAPRTARFSLRKFTSGDVGLYHQLTGNVRVMQFVTGRPFTWEETAEKFERILARSAQHEHEGVYAIHDSGTDEFVGAAALLREPTGRVELGYRILDTHWGRGIATEVAAELLRFGLHVLHAPAVVAYVDAENTASIRVLEKIGMRRVATTSEGGCTEHEYLLG, via the coding sequence GTGGCTGGCCCCTTGATGCCGATGGCCCCGAGGACAGCGCGCTTCTCCCTGCGGAAGTTCACGAGCGGGGACGTGGGCCTGTACCACCAGCTTACGGGGAACGTGCGGGTCATGCAGTTCGTCACGGGCCGCCCATTCACATGGGAGGAGACGGCGGAGAAGTTCGAGCGCATCCTGGCCAGGAGCGCCCAGCACGAGCACGAGGGCGTCTACGCCATCCACGACTCGGGCACGGACGAGTTCGTGGGGGCCGCCGCGCTGCTGCGAGAGCCCACCGGGCGGGTGGAACTCGGCTACAGGATCCTCGACACGCACTGGGGACGTGGAATCGCCACAGAGGTAGCCGCCGAGCTGCTGCGTTTCGGCCTCCACGTCCTACACGCGCCAGCGGTTGTCGCGTATGTGGACGCGGAGAACACCGCGTCCATCCGGGTGTTGGAGAAGATCGGCATGCGGCGCGTGGCCACGACCTCCGAGGGTGGCTGCACCGAGCACGAGTATCTGCTCGGGTAG
- a CDS encoding DUF488 domain-containing protein — MPIKTKRWVVPAEPDDGLRVLICRYRPRGVTKAKETWDVWMRDLAPSPELFDAFYGKGQTPITLDAYRERYMSEMQAQQEKIAELAARVDRGETVTLLCSKDCILEQVCHRTLLAELIEAARKR, encoded by the coding sequence ATGCCCATCAAGACCAAGCGCTGGGTCGTGCCCGCGGAGCCGGATGACGGCCTGAGGGTGCTGATCTGCCGCTACCGGCCACGCGGTGTGACGAAGGCGAAGGAGACCTGGGACGTCTGGATGCGCGACCTGGCGCCCAGCCCCGAGCTCTTCGACGCCTTCTACGGCAAGGGCCAGACGCCCATCACGTTGGATGCCTACCGCGAGCGCTACATGAGCGAGATGCAGGCCCAGCAGGAGAAGATCGCCGAGCTGGCCGCCCGTGTGGACCGGGGCGAGACGGTGACGCTGCTCTGCTCGAAGGACTGCATCCTGGAGCAGGTGTGCCACCGCACCCTTCTGGCCGAGCTCATCGAGGCTGCTCGGAAGCGCTGA
- a CDS encoding RNA polymerase sigma factor produces MAENEELRALIAEAQDGSVRAFELLVSSYLPQVRRFARAFARSDSDADDLAQEALVKVYKSLRSYRFQSAFKTWLYAVVRNVVVDAARSRAGRERSQEDPLPTDHARLPSTAEPPDEGLARAQERQRLWKALRQLPEEFRTAVVLFDVEGHTYDEVAAIEGVPIGTVKSRLSRGRTLLRDLLAGERAPDPAASEATVGTSGPGVSSHGRRSEK; encoded by the coding sequence TTGGCCGAGAACGAAGAGCTGCGCGCATTGATCGCCGAGGCCCAGGACGGCAGCGTCCGCGCCTTCGAGCTGTTGGTGTCCTCGTACCTGCCCCAGGTGCGCCGCTTCGCGCGCGCGTTCGCCAGGTCAGACTCGGATGCGGACGACTTGGCGCAGGAGGCACTGGTCAAGGTCTACAAGAGCCTGCGCTCGTACCGCTTCCAGTCCGCGTTCAAGACGTGGCTCTATGCGGTGGTGCGCAACGTCGTCGTGGACGCGGCGCGCAGCCGCGCGGGCCGGGAGCGCTCTCAAGAGGATCCGCTCCCCACGGACCATGCCCGGCTGCCTTCCACCGCCGAGCCGCCCGATGAGGGCCTCGCTCGGGCGCAGGAGCGACAGCGGCTCTGGAAGGCGCTGCGTCAACTGCCGGAGGAGTTCCGCACGGCGGTGGTGCTCTTCGATGTCGAGGGGCACACGTATGACGAGGTGGCAGCCATCGAAGGCGTGCCCATCGGTACAGTAAAATCGAGGCTTTCGCGGGGCCGGACGCTGCTCCGGGACTTGCTGGCGGGCGAGCGGGCGCCCGATCCGGCGGCGAGTGAAGCCACGGTGGGAACATCCGGCCCAGGTGTTTCGTCCCATGGGCGTAGGAGCGAGAAATGA
- a CDS encoding tetratricopeptide repeat protein, with the protein MLALLALSATGASLTEAQQAFAEGRYEGAEQLALQAAKPPQEGAALYLVGLARFRSGRPADALEALEAAGKAQDAPERAPWNFNRGACLYELGRFEEAEQAFLQAAADESLSRVAWVNAGFAALDAGFPERAAQWAARAKAGAAERELALVEELLSEVAHAKGATVSAGDESYRQGLTSFDAGRFEEARTHFLEAAKWEGSSGRARLMAGASAYRTGDRVAAREDIVTALALRLEPRDREVARDYLDRLSYGLRSSGQGLGASVGAGVGYDSNVLQVGVAARDGSLGSRTLDTASQFVEVGLGLVARLRLSDTVFSELSYGGSQRAYTESSASDYSLQLHRAGAAVEWDAVRRLRLGASANGEVYFTGISAFRGLQASATGSVWVALDENELTSTRLDASFSRKVGLASEFSYLTGRRLDATLSQDLRLRKFLLTGWYRYREDRIGTLMQSASSGGSGLLQEYVIPFAWAGHATGASARWELGEGFEASLYAGLEWRRYLSESFLRVQLLDGSEQEWGHRQRRDTRLVLGPALSAQLGKHLQLSVRYDFLSNDSNVDTRLADPADACEAPDYVCHRYDYTNGNYQKHQPMLELSGTW; encoded by the coding sequence GTGCTTGCCCTCCTGGCGCTGTCGGCCACGGGGGCTTCGCTCACAGAGGCACAGCAGGCCTTCGCCGAGGGACGGTACGAGGGCGCGGAGCAATTGGCGCTGCAGGCCGCGAAACCTCCACAGGAAGGCGCCGCGCTCTACCTGGTGGGCTTGGCGCGCTTTCGCAGTGGGCGGCCGGCCGACGCCCTGGAGGCGCTCGAGGCTGCGGGCAAGGCGCAGGACGCGCCCGAGCGGGCGCCCTGGAACTTCAACCGCGGCGCCTGTCTGTACGAGCTGGGCCGCTTCGAGGAGGCCGAGCAGGCCTTCCTCCAGGCCGCGGCGGACGAGTCCCTCTCCCGGGTGGCTTGGGTGAATGCGGGCTTCGCCGCGCTGGATGCGGGCTTCCCCGAGCGGGCCGCGCAGTGGGCAGCTCGGGCGAAGGCAGGAGCCGCCGAGCGGGAGCTCGCGCTGGTGGAGGAACTGCTCTCGGAAGTGGCGCACGCAAAGGGAGCCACGGTGAGCGCGGGCGACGAGTCCTATCGACAGGGCCTCACGTCCTTTGACGCCGGGCGCTTCGAGGAGGCGCGCACGCATTTCCTGGAGGCCGCGAAGTGGGAAGGCTCCTCTGGCCGCGCGCGGCTCATGGCGGGAGCCTCCGCCTACCGGACGGGAGACCGGGTGGCGGCGCGGGAGGACATCGTGACGGCGCTGGCGCTGCGGTTGGAGCCCCGGGACAGGGAAGTCGCCCGGGACTACCTCGACCGGCTCTCCTACGGCCTTCGCTCCAGCGGGCAGGGGCTGGGGGCCTCGGTGGGGGCGGGCGTGGGTTACGACAGCAACGTGCTGCAGGTGGGCGTGGCGGCGCGGGATGGTTCGCTCGGGTCGAGGACGCTGGATACCGCCAGCCAGTTCGTGGAGGTGGGGCTCGGGCTCGTCGCGCGGCTGCGGCTCTCGGACACGGTGTTCTCCGAGCTGTCGTACGGCGGCTCGCAGCGGGCGTACACGGAGAGCTCCGCCAGCGACTACTCGCTGCAGCTGCACCGCGCGGGAGCCGCCGTGGAGTGGGACGCCGTGCGCCGCCTTCGCCTGGGCGCCTCGGCCAACGGGGAGGTGTACTTCACCGGCATCTCGGCGTTCCGGGGGCTGCAGGCCTCAGCCACGGGCTCGGTGTGGGTGGCGCTGGACGAGAATGAGCTGACGAGCACGCGGCTCGATGCCTCTTTCTCGCGCAAGGTGGGGCTCGCCAGCGAGTTCAGCTACCTCACGGGCCGGCGGCTGGATGCGACGCTGTCCCAGGACCTGCGCCTCCGGAAGTTTCTGCTGACAGGGTGGTACCGCTACCGGGAAGACCGCATCGGCACGCTGATGCAGTCGGCCTCCAGCGGGGGCTCCGGCCTGCTGCAGGAGTACGTCATCCCCTTTGCCTGGGCGGGCCACGCCACGGGCGCATCGGCGCGCTGGGAGCTGGGCGAGGGCTTCGAGGCGAGCCTCTACGCGGGGCTGGAGTGGCGCCGCTACCTCAGCGAGAGCTTCCTGCGCGTCCAGTTGTTGGACGGGAGCGAGCAGGAGTGGGGGCATCGCCAGCGCCGGGACACGCGCCTCGTCCTGGGCCCGGCCCTGAGCGCCCAACTGGGCAAGCACCTCCAGTTGTCCGTGCGGTACGACTTCCTGTCGAACGACTCGAACGTGGACACGCGGCTGGCCGACCCGGCGGATGCATGCGAGGCGCCGGACTACGTGTGCCATCGCTACGACTACACGAACGGGAACTACCAGAAGCACCAGCCCATGTTGGAGCTGAGCGGGACGTGGTGA
- a CDS encoding VOC family protein — protein MAARKGRFDWFDLMTPDVAAARSFYTAVIGWKTTKWEQADYEMWTVGNETIGGMMALPAEETKRGTPPHWLAHIETDDVDATVKKAQELGGKVLRPGTDIPTVGRFAILADPQGAIFGVFRPQEPMNDAPRKPGYFTWHELNTTDYQGAWKFYSELFGWKHTRSMDMGPEMGAYWMFGYDAQTSLGGMSNVAVQMKVPAHWLYYVSVEDLDAALARVKQLGGQILNGPMEVPGGDRIAQCMDPQGGMFALHMSPQS, from the coding sequence ATGGCAGCAAGGAAGGGACGCTTCGACTGGTTCGACCTGATGACGCCGGACGTGGCCGCAGCCCGGTCGTTCTACACGGCCGTCATCGGCTGGAAGACCACGAAGTGGGAGCAAGCTGACTATGAGATGTGGACCGTAGGGAATGAGACCATCGGCGGGATGATGGCCCTGCCGGCGGAGGAGACGAAGCGGGGCACGCCGCCGCACTGGCTGGCCCATATCGAGACAGATGACGTCGACGCCACGGTGAAGAAGGCGCAAGAGCTTGGGGGCAAGGTGCTCCGGCCGGGGACGGACATCCCCACCGTGGGCCGCTTCGCCATCCTGGCGGATCCGCAGGGCGCCATCTTCGGCGTGTTCCGGCCGCAGGAGCCGATGAACGATGCTCCCCGCAAGCCGGGCTACTTCACCTGGCACGAGCTGAACACCACCGACTACCAGGGCGCCTGGAAGTTCTACTCGGAGCTGTTCGGGTGGAAGCACACCCGCTCCATGGACATGGGCCCGGAGATGGGCGCGTATTGGATGTTCGGCTACGACGCGCAGACCTCTCTCGGAGGGATGTCGAACGTCGCCGTGCAGATGAAGGTGCCGGCGCATTGGCTCTACTACGTGTCGGTAGAGGACCTCGACGCGGCTCTGGCGCGCGTGAAGCAGCTCGGAGGTCAAATCCTCAACGGGCCCATGGAAGTGCCGGGCGGCGATCGGATCGCCCAGTGTATGGATCCGCAGGGGGGGATGTTCGCCCTCCACATGAGCCCTCAGTCCTAG
- a CDS encoding VOC family protein: MSKIIPCLWFNYDAEEAAKFYVTLLPNSRIDKVTRSPADNPSMSAGAVLTVEFTLAGQPFVGLNGGPQFPFTEGVSFTIDCEDQAEVDRLWETLSKDGGKPGQCGWIKDRFGLSWQIVPRALNQLLQGSNREGAARAMQAMLKMSKLDVAALQRAYDGASAPKH, encoded by the coding sequence ATGTCCAAGATCATTCCCTGCCTCTGGTTCAACTACGACGCCGAGGAGGCCGCGAAGTTCTACGTCACGCTGCTGCCCAACTCCCGCATCGACAAGGTGACGCGCTCTCCGGCCGACAACCCGAGCATGTCCGCGGGCGCGGTGCTGACCGTGGAGTTCACGCTCGCCGGACAGCCCTTCGTGGGGCTCAACGGTGGCCCGCAGTTCCCCTTCACCGAGGGCGTGTCCTTCACCATCGACTGCGAGGACCAGGCCGAGGTGGACCGGCTGTGGGAGACGCTGTCGAAGGACGGCGGCAAGCCGGGACAGTGTGGCTGGATCAAGGATCGGTTCGGGCTCTCATGGCAGATCGTCCCGCGCGCCCTGAACCAGCTGCTGCAGGGCTCCAACCGCGAGGGCGCGGCCCGCGCCATGCAGGCGATGCTCAAGATGAGCAAGCTCGACGTCGCCGCGCTCCAGCGCGCCTATGACGGCGCGAGCGCTCCCAAGCACTGA
- a CDS encoding SDR family oxidoreductase — translation MKKTVLITGASSGFGKATAELFAARGWNVIATMRTPQELPGTFVTPLDVQKPETIRAAIDAGLTRFGRIDAVVNNAGYGAFGVFELTPDEKVREQFEVNVFGVMNVVRAVLPHFRANKGGCIVNVSSGAGVFALPMISLYNASKFALEGFSESLSYELGALGIRVKIVEPGGVITTKFGERSAKEASLLSSGIRDYDSFVSEAHQVFAAMRASRSASKDSTSEHVAEVIFEATNDTSERLRYVATSDILPLVRARRQTSEDEYMAFMRASVAPKPPAGP, via the coding sequence ATGAAGAAGACCGTCCTCATCACCGGCGCATCATCTGGGTTCGGCAAGGCCACCGCGGAGCTGTTTGCCGCCCGTGGCTGGAACGTCATCGCCACCATGCGAACGCCCCAGGAGCTTCCCGGCACGTTCGTCACCCCGCTCGACGTCCAGAAGCCCGAGACGATCCGCGCCGCCATCGATGCGGGCCTCACGCGGTTCGGACGCATTGACGCCGTGGTGAACAACGCGGGCTATGGCGCGTTCGGCGTCTTCGAGCTGACCCCGGACGAGAAGGTCCGCGAGCAGTTCGAGGTGAACGTCTTCGGCGTCATGAACGTCGTGCGCGCGGTGCTGCCGCACTTCCGCGCCAACAAGGGAGGCTGCATCGTCAACGTGAGCTCCGGCGCGGGCGTGTTCGCGCTGCCGATGATCTCCCTCTACAACGCGAGCAAGTTCGCGCTCGAGGGCTTCTCCGAGTCCCTCTCGTACGAGCTTGGCGCGCTCGGCATCCGCGTGAAGATCGTCGAGCCAGGCGGCGTCATCACCACGAAGTTCGGTGAGCGCTCCGCGAAGGAGGCAAGCCTGCTCTCGAGCGGCATCCGGGACTACGACTCCTTCGTCTCGGAGGCGCACCAGGTCTTCGCGGCGATGCGGGCCTCGCGCAGCGCGAGCAAGGACTCGACGTCCGAGCACGTCGCCGAGGTCATCTTCGAGGCAACGAACGACACCTCGGAGCGCCTGCGCTACGTGGCGACGAGCGACATTCTCCCGCTCGTTCGCGCACGCCGGCAGACCTCCGAGGACGAGTACATGGCCTTCATGCGCGCCAGCGTGGCCCCGAAGCCGCCAGCGGGCCCGTAA